The window ACGCTGGTGCTGCCGTTCCCGGTGGAGCTGCTGCGCTTCCTGGAGCGCGCGGCCCCTTCGCCTCCGGCGTCGGCCGCGCCCCAAGAACCGGCCCCGGCCGGCCCGGCTTCCGAAGGCCCCGGGCCGGCCGAGGTCGACGGAGCGGTGCCGCCGGCCGAGGTCGACGGTGCAGCGCCGCCGCCCGCGCTCGGCGGCCCGGCGGAGGCCCTGCTCCTGGACGGCGCGCCCCCGCCGGTGGACGACCCGGACGGGACGCGCGGGTAGGCCGCTGCGCGGAGCCGTCCCCCCGTCCTCAACGCCGGACGGGCTGAAAGACCTGGGCTCCGCCCCAGACCCCGCTCCTCAAACGCCGGAGGGGCTGGATGGTGCCGGCGTTTGAGGCGCGGGGTTCGGGGCGGAGCCCCGGGAGTTCGGCCGGGTCAGCGCGTCAGGCGGGCGAGGGCCTCGGGGAGGGGGAGTTCCTCGCGGGTGCCCGTCGCGCGGTTCTGGAGTTCGACCACCTGCTCCGCGGACCGCCGCCCCGCCACCAGGATCCACGGCACGCCGATCAGCTCCGCGTCCGTGAGCTTCACACCCGGGGAGAGCCCCGGACGGTCGTCCAGCAGGACCCGCAGGCCGGAGCCCGCCAGGGCCGTCGCCGCCTCCTCCGCCAGGGCCAGCGGCACCGCCTTGCCCGCCGCCACCACGTGGACGTCCGCCGGGGCCACCGCCGCCGGCCAGCACAGCCCGCGCTCGTCCGCCGTCTGCTCGGCGAGCGCCGCCACCGCGCGGGAGACGCCGATGCCGTAGGAACCCATGGTGACGCGGACCGGCTTGCCCTCGCGGCCCAGCACGTCCAGGCCGAAGGCGTCGGCGTACTTGCGGCCCAGCTGGAAGATGTGGCCGATCTCGATGGCCCGGTCCAGGCGCAGTCCGGCGCCGCAGTTCGGGCAGGGGTCACCGGGCTCGACGACCACCACGTCGAGGTACTGGTCCACCTCGAAGTCGCGGCCGCAGACCACGTTGCGGGCGTGGGTGTCCGCCCGGTTGGCGCCCGTCACCCAGGCCGTGCCCGGCGCGACCCGCGGGTCGGCCAGGTAGCGGACCTTCTCCAGGCCCTGCGGGCCCACGTAGCCGCGTACGAGGTCGGGCCGGCCGACGAAGTCCTCGGCCGTCACCAGCTCCACCACCGCCGGGGCCAGGTGCTCGCCCAGCTTGCCGAGGTCGACCTCCCGGTCACCCGGCACGCCCACGGCCACGATCTCGCCGTCCACCTTGACCAGCAGGTTCTTCAGCGTCGCCGAGGCGGGGACGCCCAGGTGCGCCGCCAGGGTCTCGATCGTGGGGGTGTCCGGGGTGTCCACTTCCTCCAGCGCCGGGTGCTCCGCGGACACCGGTGCCAGGGCGAACGTCACGGCCTCGGTGTTCGCCGCGTAGTCGCAGGACGGGCAGTCCACGAACGTGTCCTCGCCCGCCCCGGCCGGGGCCAGGAACTCCTCCGACGCCGAGCCGCCCATCGCCCCCGACACCGCCGACACGATCCGGTGGTCCAGGCCGAGCCGCTCGAAGATGCGGACGTACGCCTCGCGGTGGAGCCGGTACGACTCCTCCAGCCCCTCGTCGGACACGTCGAAGGAGTACGAGTCCTTCATCTGGAACTCGCGCCCCCGCAGCACCCCGGAGCGCGGCCGCGCCTCGTCGCGGTACTTGGTCTGGATCTGGTACAGCATGACCGGCAGGTCCTTGTACGAGGTGCACTGGTCCTTCACCACCAGGGTGAAGATCTCCTCGTGCGTGGGACCGAGCAGGTAGTCCGCGCCCTTGCGGTCCTTGAGCCGGAACAGCAGGTCCCCGTACTCCGACCAGCGTCCGCTGACCTCGTACGGCTCTTTCGGCAGCAGGGCCGGGAGCAGCACCTCCTGGGCGCCGATCGCGTCCATCTCCTCGCGGACGACGCGCGAGACGTTGTCCAGGACGCGCTTGCCGAGCGGCAGCCACGTCCACACCCCGGCCGAGCTGCGCCGGACGTAGCCGGCGCGGACCAGAAGCCGGTGGCTGAGGGTTTCGGCGTCGGCCGGGTCCTCGCGGAGTGTCTTGGCCATCAGGCGGGACATGCGCTGCACGTGTTGCGTAGACATGCGGGGAGGTTACCGGGGGCCGCGCGGGCCCCGGTAATCAATTCAGGGCCTGCTCAGCGGCAGGGTGGCGCCCATGACGGCGTACGGGAGGCTCGCGCTCGGGAAGTGGACCTGGCGGGCGAGGTCGGTGTAGCCGAGGGCCCGGTAGAGGCCCCGGGCGGGGCTCTCGGTGTCGATGGCGGAGAGGATCGAGCGGGGTTCGGCGGCGTCGTCGGTGAGGGCGGTGATCAGGCCGCGGCCGACGCCGTGGCCCTGGAAGCCGGGGTGGACGTGCAGTTCGGTGATCACGAAGGAGCCGTCGAGCCAGGCCTCGTGCCCGCCGGCGCGCAGGTAGGGCTCGACGATCGTGGACCACCAGTGCGTCCGGTCGTTCGGCATCCCGTACACGAACCCGGTGAGCGCCCCGTCCTCGGCGAACGCCCCGAGGGCGCGGGCGCCGCGGCAGGCCATGTGGCGCTGGACGATGTAGCGCCGGATGCCGACCTCCTCCTCGCTGAGGCCGAAGGCGACGGCCTGCACGCGCAGGGCCTCGTCCACGCGGGCGGCGAGGTCGAGGGGGCCGATGCGGACTCCGGATGGCAGCATGCGGCGACCTTACTTCGCGGTACGGTCGCGCCGGAATGCCGCCGCCGGGGCGGCGTACCGGTTCAGAACAGCACGCTCATGAAAGCGCCGACCTCGCGGAAGCCGACGCGCCGGTACGCCGCCCGCGCGGCGGTGTTGTAGTCGTTCACGTAGAGGCTGACCACGGGGGCCACGTCCTGCAGCGCGTAGGCGACGACGGCGGCCATGCCGGTCTCCGAGTGCCCGCGGCCGCGGAACTCGGGGTCCACCCACACGCCCTGGATCTGGCAGGCGCGGGCGGTGGCGGCGCCGATCTCCGCCTTGAAGACGACCATGCCGTCCTCGACGTGGGCGAAGGAGCGGCCGCTCGCGACGAGCTCGGCGACGCGGGCCTGGTAGAGCAGCCCGCCGTCGCCGGCCATCGGCGAGATGCCGACCTCCTCGGTGAACATGGCCACGCAGGCGGGCATGATCAGGTCCATCTCGTCCTTGCGGATCCGGCGGACCCGCGGGTCGGCCCGGACCGTGGTGGACGGACGCTCGATGACCATGAGCGGCTGGTGGGAACGGACCTCGCGGGCCGGCCCCCAGCTGGGCTCCAGGAGCTGCCACAGCAGCCGGGTGGCCTCGGCGGGGCCGACGATGGAGGAGCAGCGGCGGCCGGTGCGGCGGGCGCGGTCGGCGAAGGCGCGCACGGCGTCGGGTTCGGCGCAGACGGGGACCAGGTTGGCGCCCGCGTAGCAGAGCGAACGGAGCTCGCCGTCGGCGTACCAGCCCCACATCTCGCCGCCCAGGCGCCAGGGGTCGAGTCCGGCCACCTGGACCCGGGAGGTGACGAACGCGTTCTCGACCGGGTCGCGTCCGAGGATGTCGAGCGCGGCGTCGAGATCACTGGGCTCAAGGACCCGGGTGGTGGTCTGCGTCAACACTGGGGCCTCACCATGCAAGTCTGCTGATCTCCGCACTGTACCCGGAGGCGCCGGACGATGCCGCGTCCGCAGGTCACGAAAAAGCCCCGGCCCCGCCCGCGAGCTGCGGGAACGGGGCCGGGGCACTCCTCGGGAGCCTCAGACGCCGATGGCGACCGTGGGCTCGCCGCTCATCACGCCGTCCTTCTCCATCTGCTCGGCGATCTTCAGCGCCTCCTCGATGAGGGTCTCCACGATCTTCGACTCGGGGACGGTCTTGATGACCTCGCCCTTCACGAAGATCTGGCCCTTGCCGTTGCCGGAGGCGACGCCGAGGTCGGCCTCGCGGGCCTCGCCCGGGCCGTTGACGACGCAGCCCATGACCGCGACGCGCAGCGGGACCTCCATGCCCTCCAGGCCCGCCGTGACCTCCTCGGCCAGCTTGTAGACGTCGACCTGGGCCCGGCCGCAGGACGGGCAGGAGACGATCTCCAGGCGGCGCGGCTTGAGGTTCAGCGACTCCAGGATCTGGTTGCCGACCTTGATCTCCTCGACCGGCGGGGCGGAGAGGGAGACGCGGATGGTGTCGCCGATGCCCTCGGAGAGCAGCGCGCCGAAGGCGACGGCGGACTTGATGGTGCCCTGGAACGCGGGGCCGGCCTCGGTGACGCCCAGGTGCAGCGGGTAGTCGCAGGCGGCGGCCAGCTGGCGGTAGGCGTTGACCATGACGACCGGGTCGTTGTGCTTGACCGAGATCTTGATGTCGCCGAAGCCGTGCTCCTCGAAGAGGGAGGCCTCCCACAGCGCGGACTCGACCAGCGCCTCGGGGGTGGCCTTGCCGTACTTCTTCAGCAGGCGGGCGTCGAGCGAGCCCGCGTTGACGCCGATCCGGATCGGGGTGCCCGCGGCCTTGGCGGCGTGCGCGATCTCCTTGACCTTGTCGTCGAACTGCTTGATGTTGCCCGGGTTCACGCGGACCGCGGCGCAGCCGGCGTCGATCGCGGCGAACACGTACTTCGGCTGGAAGTGGATGTCGGCGATGACCGGGATCTGCGACTTCTTCGCGATCACGGCGAGCGCGTCGGCGTCGTCCTGGGTCGGGCAGGCCACGCGGACGATGTTGCAGCCGGAGGCGGTCAGCTCGGCGATCTGCTGGAGCGTGGCGCCGATGTCGGAGGTGCGGGTGGTGGTCATCGACTGCACCGAGATGGGCGCGTCGCCGCCGACGGCCACCGATCCGACCTGGATCTTGCGGCTGACCCTGCGGTCGGCAAGCTTCGTCGGCACGGCCGGCATTCCGAGAGAGATGGCAGTCATCTGCTGTGCAACCCCAAGGTGTGGATCAAGGTCCCGAATTCGGCGGGCTCCAGGCTTCGAGATTACGGCAAACCATGCGCTGCCCTCGCATCCGAGGGGGTGTCCCACCCGAACGTAGGGAGCCGGGCACGATGTGTGCCCGGCTCCCGTACGACCGCGGTGAAGGTCCGCGAGGACTAGGTGATCTTGATCGGGTTCACCACGTCCGCCACCATCACCAGCAGGGTGAAGCAGATGAACAGGCCCGCGACCACGTACGCGACGGGCATCAGCTTCGCCACGTCGAACGGGCCGGGGTCGGGGCGCCGGAAGAGCCGCGCCAGCTTGCGCCGGACCGACTCCCACAGGGCTCCGGCGATGTGCCCGCCGTCGAGCGGGAGCAGCGGCAGCATGTTGAACAGGAACAGCGAGAGGTTGAAACCGGCCAGCAGGTTGAGGAAGAACACGAGCTGGTGCTGGGCGGGGATGTCGAGGGTGAAGATCTCACCGCTGACCCGCGCCGCGCCGACGACGCCCATCGGGCTGTCCTGCTTGCGTTCGGCCCCGTTGAAGGCCGCGTCCCACAGGCCCGGGACCTTGGACGGCAGTTCGATCAACGACTGCACGCCGGCCTGCATCATCTCGCCCATGCGCTCGCCGGACTGGCCGAAGGACTGCGGGACGTAGCCGGTGGCGGGGCCGAAGCCGAGGAAGCCGGCGGTCACGTACTCGTCCTTGACGTACTTGCCGCTGCTGTCCGTCTTGGCGACCTTGTTCTCGATCAGGTTCGCCGTGAGGTCCACGCGCTCGCCGGCCCGCTCCACGGTGATCTCGGCCGGGCCGACGGTGGCGCGGATGTCCTTCTGCAGGGCGGACCACTCGTCGACCGGGCGGCCGTTGAAGGCGACGATCTTGTCGCCCGGCTTCAGGCCCGCCGCCTTGGCGGGGGCGGCCGGGTCCTCGGGCAGGCACTTGGTGCGCTTCTCGCTCTGCTGGATGACGCAGTCCGAGACGGTGGCGACCGAGGTGGTCTGGGTGTTGAGCCCGAAGGTCATCAGGGTGGTGAGGAAGATCGCCACGGCCAGGACGAGGTTCATGAAGGGGCCGGCGAACATCACGATCACGCGCTTCCACGGCTTGCGCGTGTAGAAGAGCCGGCTCTCGTCTCCGGGCTGGAGCTCCTCGTACGCGGCGGAGCGCGCGTCCTCGATCATCGACCGGAACGGCGACGTGGAGCGGGCGGTGACCTTGCCGTCCTCGCCGGGCGGGAACATCCCGATCATGCGGATGTAGCCGCCCATCGGGATGGCCTTGATCCCGTACTCGGTCTCGCCCTTCCTCCGCGACCAGATGGTCGGGCCGAAGCCCACCATGTACTGCGGCACCCGGATGCCGAAGAACTTGGCCGTGGAGAGGTGCCCCAGCTCGTGCCAGGCGATGGAGACCAGCAGGCCGACCGCGAAGACCACGACCCCGAGCACCGTCATCAGTAGTGTCATGCGCGCGCCTCCGCGGCGGCCCGAGCCGCCATCTCCCGCGCCCGGGCCCTGGCCCAGGCCTCCGCTTCAAGGACGTCCTGGACGGTCAGGGAAGTTCCCGACTCCGGCGTCCCGTGCTCATCGACCACGGCAGAGACCGTATCCATGATTGCTGTGAACGGCATCCGACCTGCCAGGAACGCCTCCACGCACTCCTCGTTGGCCGCATTGAACACGGCCGGGGCGGTGCCGCCGAGGGTGCCCACGTGCCGGGCCAGGCCCACCGCGGGGAAGGCCTCCGTGTCCAGCGGGAAGAACTCCCAGGTGGAGGCCTTGGTCCAGTCGAAGGCGGGGGCCGCGTCCGGGATCCGCTGGGGCCAGCCGAGGCCGATCGCGATGGGGCCCCGCATGTCCGG of the Streptomyces sp. NBC_01294 genome contains:
- a CDS encoding GNAT family N-acetyltransferase yields the protein MLTQTTTRVLEPSDLDAALDILGRDPVENAFVTSRVQVAGLDPWRLGGEMWGWYADGELRSLCYAGANLVPVCAEPDAVRAFADRARRTGRRCSSIVGPAEATRLLWQLLEPSWGPAREVRSHQPLMVIERPSTTVRADPRVRRIRKDEMDLIMPACVAMFTEEVGISPMAGDGGLLYQARVAELVASGRSFAHVEDGMVVFKAEIGAATARACQIQGVWVDPEFRGRGHSETGMAAVVAYALQDVAPVVSLYVNDYNTAARAAYRRVGFREVGAFMSVLF
- a CDS encoding M50 family metallopeptidase; the protein is MTLLMTVLGVVVFAVGLLVSIAWHELGHLSTAKFFGIRVPQYMVGFGPTIWSRRKGETEYGIKAIPMGGYIRMIGMFPPGEDGKVTARSTSPFRSMIEDARSAAYEELQPGDESRLFYTRKPWKRVIVMFAGPFMNLVLAVAIFLTTLMTFGLNTQTTSVATVSDCVIQQSEKRTKCLPEDPAAPAKAAGLKPGDKIVAFNGRPVDEWSALQKDIRATVGPAEITVERAGERVDLTANLIENKVAKTDSSGKYVKDEYVTAGFLGFGPATGYVPQSFGQSGERMGEMMQAGVQSLIELPSKVPGLWDAAFNGAERKQDSPMGVVGAARVSGEIFTLDIPAQHQLVFFLNLLAGFNLSLFLFNMLPLLPLDGGHIAGALWESVRRKLARLFRRPDPGPFDVAKLMPVAYVVAGLFICFTLLVMVADVVNPIKIT
- a CDS encoding proline--tRNA ligase; the encoded protein is MSTQHVQRMSRLMAKTLREDPADAETLSHRLLVRAGYVRRSSAGVWTWLPLGKRVLDNVSRVVREEMDAIGAQEVLLPALLPKEPYEVSGRWSEYGDLLFRLKDRKGADYLLGPTHEEIFTLVVKDQCTSYKDLPVMLYQIQTKYRDEARPRSGVLRGREFQMKDSYSFDVSDEGLEESYRLHREAYVRIFERLGLDHRIVSAVSGAMGGSASEEFLAPAGAGEDTFVDCPSCDYAANTEAVTFALAPVSAEHPALEEVDTPDTPTIETLAAHLGVPASATLKNLLVKVDGEIVAVGVPGDREVDLGKLGEHLAPAVVELVTAEDFVGRPDLVRGYVGPQGLEKVRYLADPRVAPGTAWVTGANRADTHARNVVCGRDFEVDQYLDVVVVEPGDPCPNCGAGLRLDRAIEIGHIFQLGRKYADAFGLDVLGREGKPVRVTMGSYGIGVSRAVAALAEQTADERGLCWPAAVAPADVHVVAAGKAVPLALAEEAATALAGSGLRVLLDDRPGLSPGVKLTDAELIGVPWILVAGRRSAEQVVELQNRATGTREELPLPEALARLTR
- a CDS encoding GNAT family N-acetyltransferase, whose product is MLPSGVRIGPLDLAARVDEALRVQAVAFGLSEEEVGIRRYIVQRHMACRGARALGAFAEDGALTGFVYGMPNDRTHWWSTIVEPYLRAGGHEAWLDGSFVITELHVHPGFQGHGVGRGLITALTDDAAEPRSILSAIDTESPARGLYRALGYTDLARQVHFPSASLPYAVMGATLPLSRP
- the ispG gene encoding flavodoxin-dependent (E)-4-hydroxy-3-methylbut-2-enyl-diphosphate synthase, whose translation is MTAISLGMPAVPTKLADRRVSRKIQVGSVAVGGDAPISVQSMTTTRTSDIGATLQQIAELTASGCNIVRVACPTQDDADALAVIAKKSQIPVIADIHFQPKYVFAAIDAGCAAVRVNPGNIKQFDDKVKEIAHAAKAAGTPIRIGVNAGSLDARLLKKYGKATPEALVESALWEASLFEEHGFGDIKISVKHNDPVVMVNAYRQLAAACDYPLHLGVTEAGPAFQGTIKSAVAFGALLSEGIGDTIRVSLSAPPVEEIKVGNQILESLNLKPRRLEIVSCPSCGRAQVDVYKLAEEVTAGLEGMEVPLRVAVMGCVVNGPGEAREADLGVASGNGKGQIFVKGEVIKTVPESKIVETLIEEALKIAEQMEKDGVMSGEPTVAIGV